A genomic window from Nosocomiicoccus massiliensis includes:
- the rsmH gene encoding 16S rRNA (cytosine(1402)-N(4))-methyltransferase RsmH has translation MFKHDTVLLKETIDGLNIKPEGIYVDATLGGGGHTSYLLDQLTTGRVISFDQDILAINHAKEKFDDDRLTLVHRNFKYLKEELNKLGIEKIDGILYDLGVSSPQLDLVERGFSHSKTARLDMRMDQTQSLDAYEIVNTYSYDDLVRIFFRYGEEKFSKQIAREIEKRRAEKPIETTTELSDLIKSKIPEKFKRMKGHPARRVFQALRIAVNNELEVFENSLQDAIELLDKGGRVSVITFHSLEDRICKQIYLEYERGPELPKNMPIIPEGYEPILKRVNKKPILASDEELENNSRARSARLRIAEKLK, from the coding sequence ACACTTGGTGGTGGCGGACATACATCTTATTTACTAGATCAATTGACGACAGGTCGAGTGATTTCATTTGACCAAGACATTCTTGCAATTAATCACGCAAAAGAAAAATTTGATGACGACCGATTAACGCTCGTTCATAGAAATTTTAAATATTTAAAAGAAGAATTAAATAAACTCGGCATCGAAAAAATCGATGGCATTTTATATGATTTAGGCGTATCGAGTCCTCAGCTTGATTTAGTAGAACGTGGCTTTTCACATTCGAAAACAGCGCGACTCGACATGAGAATGGATCAAACACAAAGTCTAGATGCTTATGAAATTGTAAATACATATAGCTATGACGATCTCGTACGCATTTTCTTTAGATATGGTGAAGAGAAATTCTCAAAACAAATCGCACGTGAAATCGAAAAACGACGTGCGGAAAAGCCAATTGAAACGACGACAGAGTTAAGCGACTTAATTAAGTCGAAAATTCCTGAAAAGTTTAAACGCATGAAAGGCCACCCAGCACGCCGAGTCTTTCAAGCATTACGTATCGCAGTAAATAACGAACTTGAAGTATTTGAAAATAGCTTACAAGATGCGATCGAATTGTTAGATAAAGGTGGTAGAGTTTCGGTCATTACGTTCCACTCACTCGAAGATAGAATTTGTAAACAAATTTATTTAGAGTATGAACGCGGACCCGAACTACCTAAAAACATGCCGATTATCCCTGAAGGATACGAGCCAATTTTAAAAAGAGTCAATAAAAAGCCGATACTAGCGAGTGACGAAGAACTTGAGAATAATAGTCGTGCACGTAGCGCTAGACTTAGAATCGCAGAAAAGTTAAAGTGA
- the ftsL gene encoding cell division protein FtsL → MEAARVRQTVQKEHTQQNHVHNVAPKKKRYLVSLKLNELLLYVALMIVLSAAVVFVLNTKLEAHEYEREISQINYEINATEKEIDELTTEVTHLSSYERIYQKANELGLKPNNDNVKVVRKYEK, encoded by the coding sequence ATGGAAGCAGCACGCGTAAGACAAACAGTTCAAAAAGAACACACACAACAAAATCATGTACATAACGTAGCGCCAAAGAAAAAACGCTACCTTGTAAGTCTGAAGTTAAATGAGCTTCTGTTATATGTCGCTTTAATGATTGTTTTATCGGCAGCAGTAGTATTTGTACTCAACACAAAATTAGAAGCGCATGAATATGAGAGAGAAATATCTCAAATCAACTACGAAATTAACGCTACAGAAAAAGAGATAGACGAACTAACAACAGAAGTTACACATTTATCTTCATACGAACGCATTTATCAAAAAGCAAATGAACTTGGGCTAAAACCAAACAATGATAATGTAAAGGTTGTTAGGAAGTATGAAAAGTAA